The following are from one region of the Rhizobium sullae genome:
- the gatB gene encoding Asp-tRNA(Asn)/Glu-tRNA(Gln) amidotransferase subunit GatB, with the protein MTIVDVRTPDPKRFIPGATGDWEVIIGMEVHAQVLSNSKLFSGASTEFGKPQNSNVSLVDAAMPGMLPVINEECVKQAVRTGLGLKAQINKRSVFDRKNYFYPDLPQGYQISQYKDPIVGEGKIVISLGPDRQGQFEDIEIGIERLHLEQDAGKSMHDQHATMSYVDLNRSGVALMEIVSKPDMRSSDEAKVYMTKLRSIVRYLGTCDGNMDEGSMRADVNVSVRRPGEPFGTRCEIKNVNSFRFIGQAIEYEARRQIGILEDGGTIDQETRLFDANKGETRSMRSKEEAHDYRYFPDPDLLPLEFDDVFIKELEAHLPELPDDKKERFVRELGLSVYDASVLVSEKAIADYFEAVAEGRDGKTAANWVINDLLGALNRLGKSIEETPVSPAQLGAIIDLIKAETISGKIAKDLFEIVLNEGGDPAEIVEARGMKQVTDTGAIEKAVDEIIAANPDQVAKVQAKPTLAGWFVGQVMKATGGKANPQAVQALVRAKLGIEE; encoded by the coding sequence ATGACCATTGTCGACGTTCGCACGCCTGATCCGAAACGCTTCATCCCCGGCGCCACCGGCGATTGGGAAGTCATCATCGGCATGGAAGTCCATGCGCAGGTGCTGTCCAATTCGAAGCTCTTCTCCGGCGCTTCGACGGAATTCGGCAAGCCGCAGAATTCGAACGTCTCGCTCGTCGATGCCGCCATGCCCGGCATGCTGCCAGTCATCAACGAGGAATGCGTCAAGCAGGCAGTGCGTACCGGTCTCGGTCTGAAGGCCCAGATCAACAAGCGTTCGGTGTTCGATCGCAAGAACTATTTCTATCCTGACCTGCCACAGGGCTATCAGATCTCGCAGTACAAGGATCCGATCGTCGGCGAGGGCAAGATCGTGATTTCGCTCGGTCCCGACCGTCAGGGACAGTTCGAGGATATCGAGATCGGCATCGAGCGCCTGCATCTGGAGCAGGATGCAGGCAAGTCGATGCACGACCAGCACGCTACGATGTCCTATGTCGACCTCAACCGCTCCGGCGTTGCGCTGATGGAAATCGTCTCCAAGCCCGATATGCGTTCGTCCGACGAGGCCAAGGTCTACATGACGAAGCTGCGCTCGATCGTGCGCTATCTCGGCACCTGCGACGGCAACATGGACGAAGGCTCGATGCGCGCCGACGTCAACGTCTCTGTCCGCCGCCCGGGCGAGCCTTTCGGCACGCGCTGCGAGATCAAGAACGTCAATTCCTTCCGCTTCATCGGCCAGGCGATCGAATACGAAGCGCGCCGCCAGATCGGCATTCTGGAAGACGGCGGCACGATCGACCAGGAGACCCGCCTTTTCGACGCGAACAAGGGTGAAACCCGCTCCATGCGTTCCAAGGAAGAAGCGCATGATTACCGCTACTTTCCCGATCCGGACCTGTTGCCGCTCGAATTCGACGATGTCTTCATCAAGGAACTGGAAGCCCACCTTCCGGAGTTGCCTGACGACAAGAAGGAGCGCTTCGTTCGCGAACTCGGCCTTTCGGTCTACGATGCTTCGGTGCTGGTCTCCGAAAAGGCGATTGCAGATTATTTCGAGGCCGTGGCCGAAGGCCGCGACGGCAAGACGGCTGCAAACTGGGTCATCAACGACCTGCTCGGCGCCTTGAACAGGCTCGGCAAGAGCATTGAAGAGACGCCGGTTTCTCCGGCTCAGCTCGGCGCGATTATCGATCTCATCAAGGCGGAAACCATCTCCGGCAAGATCGCCAAGGACCTCTTCGAGATCGTCCTCAATGAGGGCGGCGATCCGGCGGAGATCGTCGAAGCCCGCGGCATGAAGCAGGTGACCGATACCGGCGCCATCGAAAAGGCGGTCGACGAGATCATCGCCGCCAACCCGGATCAGGTCGCCAAGGTTCAGGCCAAGCCGACGCTCGCCGGCTGGTTCGTCGGTCAGGTGATGAAGGCAACCGGGGGCAAGGCCAATCCGCAGGCCGTCCAGGCGCTAGTCAGGGCCAAGCTCGGCATCGAGGAGTAA
- a CDS encoding GNAT family N-acetyltransferase yields MVHIRNAREGEAELLSEIGLRAWQKAMMAMGESDALLDAARSAFVNFTRSTWLTITVIEFNGNIAGWAAREHLDETISDFWIDPAYTREGLGSALLEQIEKDIAEQGFAKAAMQTHSGNTEAISFFQKHGYAIHWLSIAYSPKLDRDVPSVGLTKALGAEGDVSYGPGF; encoded by the coding sequence TTGGTACACATTCGCAATGCCCGCGAGGGCGAAGCGGAACTCTTGAGTGAGATCGGCCTCAGAGCCTGGCAAAAGGCGATGATGGCCATGGGCGAGTCGGACGCGCTGCTGGATGCAGCGCGGAGCGCTTTCGTCAATTTTACACGAAGTACATGGTTGACGATCACCGTCATCGAGTTCAACGGCAATATTGCGGGCTGGGCGGCGCGGGAACATCTGGACGAGACGATTTCAGATTTCTGGATCGATCCGGCCTATACCCGCGAGGGCCTCGGCTCTGCGCTTCTGGAACAGATCGAAAAGGACATCGCCGAGCAGGGTTTCGCGAAGGCGGCAATGCAGACGCATTCGGGAAACACCGAGGCGATCAGCTTTTTCCAGAAGCACGGCTACGCCATCCACTGGCTTTCGATCGCTTATAGCCCCAAGCTCGACCGCGATGTGCCATCGGTCGGATTGACGAAGGCGCTCGGAGCCGAAGGCGACGTCAGCTACGGCCCTGGCTTCTGA
- a CDS encoding YjhX family toxin — protein sequence MDISRTEQRILHLLAQGGRIEIRRDERKKLEAASCFTRDGWVYPGFDLKLFRRLKRLKAIKSKSGKPYRITEQGLRLVRSQLDNR from the coding sequence ATGGACATTTCCCGCACGGAGCAGCGCATCCTGCACCTATTGGCCCAGGGCGGCCGCATCGAAATCAGGCGAGACGAACGGAAAAAGCTTGAAGCTGCCAGTTGCTTCACCCGCGACGGCTGGGTTTATCCCGGCTTCGATCTGAAGCTTTTCCGCAGGCTGAAACGGCTGAAGGCGATCAAGTCGAAATCCGGAAAACCCTACCGGATCACCGAACAAGGCCTGAGGCTTGTGCGATCGCAGCTCGACAACCGATAG
- the gatA gene encoding Asp-tRNA(Asn)/Glu-tRNA(Gln) amidotransferase subunit GatA — protein sequence MSELTSLTIAEAREKLCDKEITATELTEAYISAIDAANERLNAYIKITPDLARVMAKKSDERIAAGKAGDLEGIPLGIKDLFATVGVHTQACSHILDGFEPRYESTVTQNLWDDGAVILGKLNMDEFAMGSSNETSYYGAVINPWRAAGSNQQLVPGGSSGGSAAAVAAHLCAGATATDTGGSIRQPAAFTGTVGIKPTYGRCSRWGTVAFASSLDQAGPIARDVRDAAILLKSMASVDAKDTTSVDLPVPDYEAALGKSLKGMKIGIPNEYRVDGMPEEIETLWQQGIAWLKDAGAEIVNISLPHTKYALPAYYIVAPAEASSNLARYDGVRYGLRIDGKDIVDMYEKTRAAGFGKEVKRRIMIGTYVLSAGYYDAYYLRAQKVRTLIKRDFELAFDAGVDAILTPATPSSAFGVADENLASDPVKMYLNDIFTVTVNMAGLPGIAVPAGLDRKGLPLGLQLIGKPFDEETLFKTAHVIEQAAGKFTPAKWW from the coding sequence ATGAGCGAACTCACCAGCCTGACCATTGCCGAAGCCCGCGAGAAGCTGTGCGACAAGGAGATCACGGCAACCGAACTGACGGAAGCCTATATCTCGGCGATCGATGCGGCCAATGAACGCCTGAACGCCTATATCAAGATCACGCCCGATCTCGCCCGTGTCATGGCGAAGAAATCCGACGAGCGCATCGCCGCCGGCAAGGCCGGTGATCTCGAAGGCATCCCGCTCGGCATCAAGGACCTCTTTGCGACGGTCGGCGTCCACACTCAGGCCTGCAGCCATATCCTCGACGGTTTCGAGCCGCGCTATGAATCCACCGTCACCCAGAACCTATGGGACGACGGCGCCGTCATACTCGGCAAGCTGAACATGGACGAGTTCGCCATGGGCTCCTCCAACGAGACTTCGTATTATGGCGCGGTCATCAACCCCTGGCGTGCGGCCGGCTCGAACCAGCAGCTCGTTCCCGGCGGCTCTTCCGGCGGTTCGGCCGCGGCGGTCGCGGCCCATCTCTGTGCCGGTGCGACGGCCACCGATACCGGCGGTTCGATCCGTCAGCCGGCCGCCTTCACCGGCACCGTCGGCATCAAGCCGACCTATGGCCGCTGCTCGCGCTGGGGCACGGTCGCCTTCGCATCCTCGCTCGACCAGGCCGGCCCGATCGCCCGCGACGTCCGCGACGCTGCCATCCTCTTGAAGTCGATGGCGAGCGTCGATGCCAAGGACACGACCTCCGTCGACCTGCCGGTACCGGATTACGAAGCAGCCCTCGGCAAGTCGCTGAAAGGCATGAAGATCGGCATCCCGAACGAATACCGCGTCGACGGCATGCCGGAGGAAATCGAGACCCTTTGGCAGCAGGGCATCGCCTGGCTGAAGGATGCCGGCGCCGAGATCGTCAATATCTCGCTGCCGCATACCAAGTATGCGCTCCCGGCCTATTACATCGTCGCGCCCGCCGAAGCCTCCTCGAACCTCGCCCGCTACGACGGCGTGCGCTACGGCCTGCGCATCGACGGCAAGGATATCGTCGACATGTACGAGAAGACCCGCGCCGCGGGCTTCGGCAAGGAAGTCAAGCGCCGCATCATGATCGGCACCTACGTGCTGTCGGCCGGCTACTACGACGCCTATTACCTGCGCGCCCAGAAGGTCCGCACGCTGATCAAGCGCGACTTCGAACTCGCCTTTGACGCCGGCGTCGACGCGATCCTGACGCCCGCCACCCCGTCCTCGGCCTTCGGCGTCGCCGACGAGAACCTCGCCTCCGACCCGGTCAAGATGTACTTGAACGACATCTTTACGGTGACGGTGAATATGGCGGGCCTGCCCGGCATCGCCGTCCCCGCCGGCCTCGACCGCAAGGGGCTCCCCCTCGGCCTTCAGCTCATCGGCAAGCCGTTCGACGAAGAGACCCTCTTCAAGACCGCGCATGTCATCGAACAAGCCGCCGGCAAGTTCACGCCGGCGAAGTGGTGGTAA